The genomic stretch TTTATTAAACCTGCTATTGCCGATTTGCTCGCTGTGTAACTTGGAACATTGATACCACCTTGATATGACAACATCGATGCCGTAAAAATGATTTTCCCGTTGCCACGCGCAATCATTTCTTTGCCAAATTCTCTTGCCAAAATAAACGGCGCATCCAGATTTATTTTTAAAACTTTATCCCAGTATTCATCGGGATGCGTGGCAGCAGGCTCGCGCATGATTGTTCCTGCATTATTTACGAGAATATCAATTTGTTTAAAATCATTTTTTACTTTGTTTATAAAATCATACAGCGTTTCGCGCGAGGAAAAATCGGCATTGTATTTTGTAAATTTTCTTCCCAAACTTTTTATCGTTGTTTCTGTTTCCGACTCATCGGGAAAACTTGATGAAACACCAATAATATCAGCACCCGCTTCTGCGAGCGCAATTGCCATTGACTTCCCGATTCCTTTGTTGGAACCCGTTATCAGTGCAGTTTTTCCTTCGAGATTAAAATATGAATCGAGTAAGCTCATTGTTTTATTTTTTTATAAATACCATTCTTTATATCTGTGTAATGCTTCGAGAAAATAATAATCGGCATACGTGAGCGGCACATCCACTTCTGAATGCGCAGGCAACGAGCCGACACTATGCTTCAAAATGAAACCGCCGTTTTCGCCCAATTTCGCACGGTATTCCGGCGACGATAAATTGCGGATAATTTTTTTTGCATCAGCAACATATTGCTTACGTTCTTTTTCATCTACATATTGTCCAAGCTCCAGAAATGCAGACGCCATCACACTTGCAGCCGATGCATCGCGAGGCGCGTCGGGAAGATTGGGTGCATTATAATCCCAATACGGAATTAAATCTTTCGGCAAATTGGGATTGGTCAAAATAAAATGTGCGATGTGCTTTGCCTGATTCAAATATGCTGTGTCTTTTGTGAAACGATACATCATTGTATAACCATATAAACCCCAAGCCTGCCCGCGACTCCAAGCCGATGAATCATTCGCACCTTGCGCTGTAACTCTTTTAATAATTGCACCTGTTTCAGGATTATAATCCACCACATGAAAAGAGCTGTAATCTTTTCTGAAATGGTTTTTCATAGTTGTATTAGCGTGCAATTCTGCTATTTTTTGAAAACGTTTACTCCCGCCGTGCTGCGCATCCCAGCACAGCAATTCAAGATTCATCATATTGTCAATAATAACCGGGCAACGTAATTTTTTGCTGGAATCCCAAGATTGAATTGCCGGAATCTTCGGTCTGAATCTTGTCGAAAGAGCAGCAGCAGAAGTGTCTATAACAGCTTTGTACAAAGGGTTGTGCGTAATTCGATAAGCATTGCCAAAACTCGTAAACATCATAAACCCCAAATCGTGCGTATGCGTATTATGGTCTTCTTTTTGCAGTATTTTCAGCCGTCTTTCTGCCTCATTCAACGCAAATGTATCTTTCGTATTTTCATAAATGTACAAAAGACTTCCGGGATAAAACCCGCTACACCACCAGTGCGTATCGCTTGTTTCCCACTTATTGTCTTTCGCATAATATGTTTTGGGCATTCTGTTTTCGGGTGTATGCTGTTGCAAAATTTTATATTGCTTGTCGGCAAATTCAAACTGCTTCTTTATCAACTTACGCATATTTTGCGCGTTCAAAAAGCCAACCGTAAATAATAAAATCAATAAAATAGGAAAACGTTTTCTTATCATTTTATAAATTGTTTTTGCATAATAAATTTTTTACGCAGAAAATCTTCTTATCAGTTGTACCGGGATAACAGTCGGCTCTTGCAAAACATCCTCTGTGTTTGTTCTGCTTAAGATGGACATCAACACTTTCACAATTTTTTCGCCCATTAAGTCGGGATATTGTTCAATTGTCGTGATTGAAGGACTGATAATAGCACTGCGAGGGTCATTGGAATAACCGATTATTTTTAAATCTACAGGCACATTCAGTCCTATTTCTTTTGCATATTCCAAAGCAGCAATTGCCGATGTATCATTGTCCGCAACAATACCGTCGGGTACTTTTGATTTTTTAAATATCTTCTCCAAATCTCTGCGCGCATTATCATAAGTAAGCTCGTGATGAAATATCCAGTCTTTGTTGACGGGAATATTATTTTGCTTCATCGCTTTTTCAAAACCGGCAGTTCTGTCGAGATACAAATTACACGACAACAAGCCGGATATATGGGCAATTCTTTTACAACCTAACTCAATCAGATGATTTGCCGCAAGATAACCGCCACGGACATCATCGCCTTTTATCAATATAGCCGAAGTTTTTTGCATAGGTACGCGGTCGTAAAAAATAACCGGAATGCCGCTTTTCATCAACAAATCAAAATGACTAAAATCAGTTGTCTGCAAAGTGCAGGCTGCAATCACTGCATCCACTCTTGTGGAATGTAATGTCTTTACCAAATCTTTTTCCATTTGCAAAGAGTCATTCGACTGGCAAATCATCACATTGTATCCTTGCTTGTATAAATGATTTTGCACCACAGTAATTACCGCTGCATGAAAAAACATGGAAATACGCGGCACAATTAAACCAATAGTTTTAGTCTTGTTGCTTCTCAATCCGGAAGCAACATTATTGCGATGATAGCCCAATTTTTCAATCGTATCCAATACACGTTTCTTGGTTTCTTCTTTCACGTAAGGATGATTGTTCATCACGCGCGAAACAGTCGCTGGCGACAATCCCGAAGCCTCAGCCACATGAAGTATCGTATTACTTCCCATCTTATCCTTTACAGCTTTCTTCATTATTCGCTTTTATTTTAAAGAAAAGATATTGAAAAATTTAGTTTTCACAAATAAATGCTTTCAATATATCAAAAATAAAGAATTTTTGTGAAAACGTTTCCACAAAATACCATCAAAATATAAACAACAAAATCTAATCACAAAAAGTGGAGAATGTTTTGGGCAACAGGTTTTATTCCCAAGAAAATTTTACTCCTAAGCCG from Arachidicoccus sp. BS20 encodes the following:
- a CDS encoding glycoside hydrolase family 88 protein; this encodes MIRKRFPILLILLFTVGFLNAQNMRKLIKKQFEFADKQYKILQQHTPENRMPKTYYAKDNKWETSDTHWWCSGFYPGSLLYIYENTKDTFALNEAERRLKILQKEDHNTHTHDLGFMMFTSFGNAYRITHNPLYKAVIDTSAAALSTRFRPKIPAIQSWDSSKKLRCPVIIDNMMNLELLCWDAQHGGSKRFQKIAELHANTTMKNHFRKDYSSFHVVDYNPETGAIIKRVTAQGANDSSAWSRGQAWGLYGYTMMYRFTKDTAYLNQAKHIAHFILTNPNLPKDLIPYWDYNAPNLPDAPRDASAASVMASAFLELGQYVDEKERKQYVADAKKIIRNLSSPEYRAKLGENGGFILKHSVGSLPAHSEVDVPLTYADYYFLEALHRYKEWYL
- a CDS encoding LacI family DNA-binding transcriptional regulator, with the protein product MKKAVKDKMGSNTILHVAEASGLSPATVSRVMNNHPYVKEETKKRVLDTIEKLGYHRNNVASGLRSNKTKTIGLIVPRISMFFHAAVITVVQNHLYKQGYNVMICQSNDSLQMEKDLVKTLHSTRVDAVIAACTLQTTDFSHFDLLMKSGIPVIFYDRVPMQKTSAILIKGDDVRGGYLAANHLIELGCKRIAHISGLLSCNLYLDRTAGFEKAMKQNNIPVNKDWIFHHELTYDNARRDLEKIFKKSKVPDGIVADNDTSAIAALEYAKEIGLNVPVDLKIIGYSNDPRSAIISPSITTIEQYPDLMGEKIVKVLMSILSRTNTEDVLQEPTVIPVQLIRRFSA
- the kduD gene encoding 2-dehydro-3-deoxy-D-gluconate 5-dehydrogenase KduD, producing the protein MSLLDSYFNLEGKTALITGSNKGIGKSMAIALAEAGADIIGVSSSFPDESETETTIKSLGRKFTKYNADFSSRETLYDFINKVKNDFKQIDILVNNAGTIMREPAATHPDEYWDKVLKINLDAPFILAREFGKEMIARGNGKIIFTASMLSYQGGINVPSYTASKSAIAGLIKALANEWAGKGVNVNGIAPGYIATDNTKNLINDPIRSKSILERIPVGRWGEPDDLKGAVLYLASRASDYVHGTILNIDGGWMAR